The following are encoded together in the Vidua macroura isolate BioBank_ID:100142 chromosome 6, ASM2450914v1, whole genome shotgun sequence genome:
- the TSHR gene encoding thyrotropin receptor, whose protein sequence is MLCLTIAFHLLLLLLVLCSQGTERCPSAFCECSDWEDYKITCRDIYFIPSLPEDTQTLRFLETHLRKIPSDAFSNLPNISRIYISIDETLQSLEAHSFNSLSKVTHIEIRNIRNLDYIDPNAFKNLPLLKYLGIFNTGLKVFPDLNKIHSFDVNFLLEIADNPYMTSVPANAFHGLCNESLTLKLYNNGFTSIEGHAFNGTNLDAIYLHKNKYLKIINDDAFLGVHSGPTLLDISRTAVANLPAKGLESLKELMAKNTWNLKKLPAVKVFLQLMRADLSYPSHCCAFKSWKKKSGILEYLMCNQSSHSFHKRSVKSLRNPFYEDYAEYTDHTNAVYDTNTKFTSFHENPHYYIFLEERGEGNLGFGKELKNPQMEDVQTFDSHYDYPVCGGNEDVICTPEPDEFNPCEDIMGYQFLRIVVWFVNLFAILGNIFVLFILLTSHYKLTVPRFLMCNLAFADFCMGLYLLLIASVDLYTRSEYYNHAIEWQTGPGCNTAGFFTVFASELSVYTLTVITLERWYAITFAMRPDRKIRLRHAVLIMLGGWLSCILLALLPLLGVSSYSKVSICLPMDTETPVAEAYIVFVLMCNIIAFVIICACYIKIYMTVRNPQYKSGDKDTKIAKRMAVLIFTDFLCMAPISFHALSAIMNKPLITVSNSKILLVLFYPLNSCANPFLYAIFTKAFRRDVFILLSKFGICEHQAQVYRGQTVSAKNSSGSYGQRISRGIGQVLTSIQDPVNDYLPAVTMQNQILMEECKQTEL, encoded by the exons ATGCTGTGCCTCACGATAGCCTTccacttgctgctgctgctgctggtgctgtgcagccagGGTACAGAGAGgtgtccttcagccttctgcGAGTGCTCTGACTGGGAGGATTACAAAATCACTTGCAGGGACATCTACTTTATTCCCAGCCTTCCGGAGGACACCCAGACCCT GAGATTTTTGGAGACTCATCTAAGAAAAATTCCAAGTGATGCTTTTTCCAATCTCCCCAACATCTCTAGGAT TTACATCTCTATAGATGAAACACTTCAGAGTCTGGAGGCCCATTCCTTCAACAGTTTAAGCAAAGTCACTCACAT TGAGATTCGAAATATTAGAAACTTGGATTACATAGATCCAAATGCCTTTAAGAACCTCCCACTTCTGAAATACCT tGGTATTTTTAATACTGGACTCAAAGTATTTCCAGACCTCAACAAAATTCATTCATTTGATGTGAATTTTTTGCT tgaaattgcAGATAATCCTTATATGACTTCAGTGCCTGCAAATGCTTTCCATGGGCTTTGTAATGAATCTCTAACCCT TAAACTCTACAATAATGGTTTTACCAGTATTGAAGGCCATGCTTTTAATGGGACAAATCTGGATGCTAT CTATCTGCACAAGAACAAATACCTCAAAATTATCAATGATGATGCATTTCTGGGAGTGCACAGTGGACCAACTCTACT ggACATCTCCAGAACAGCTGTTGCCAACCTTCCAGCCAAAGGATTGGAAAGCCTAAAAGAACTAATGGCCAAAAATACGtggaatttaaagaaattaccAGCTGTAAAGGTATTTCTTCAGCTAATGCGAGCTGACCTATCATACCCAAGTCACTGCTGTGCTTtcaagagctggaaaaaaaaaagtgg GATCCTGGAGTACTTGATGTGTAaccagagcagccacagctttcaTAAGAGATCAGTCAAGAGTCTCAGAAACCCATTTTACGAAGATTATGCAGAATACACAGACCACACTAATGCTGTGTATGACACAAACACCAAGTTCACAAGCTTTCATGAAAATCCccattattacatttttttggAAGAGCGtggagaaggaaatcttggcttTGGCAAAGAGCTCAAGAACCCTCAAATGGAAGATGTCCAGACCTTTGACAGTCATTATGACTATCCTGTCTGTGGAGGCAATGAAGACGTAATATGCACGCCAGAGCCTGATGAGTTTAATCCCTGTGAGGATATAATGGGATATCAGTTTCTGAGGATTGTGGTGTGGTTTGTGAACTTGTTTGCCATCCTAGGCaacatttttgtccttttcatCCTTCTCACGAGTCATTATAAACTGACTGTACCTCGCTTTTTGATGTGTAACTTGGCCTTTGCTGACTTTTGCATGGGGTTATACCTCCTTCTGATCGCTTCAGTGGATCTCTACACCAGGTCAGAGTACTATAATCATGCCATAGAGTGGCAGACCGGGCCTGGCTGCAACACAGCTGGCTTTTTCACGGTCTTTGCCAGTGAACTTTCTGTGTACACCCTGACCGTGATCACCCTGGAGCGCTGGTATGCCATCACCTTCGCCATGCGGCCCGACCGGAAGATTCGCCTGCGGCACGCCGTGCTCATCATGCTGGGAGGGTGGCTCTCCTGCATCCTGCTCGCCCTTTTGCCCCTGCTTGGTGTCAGCAGCTACAGCAAAGTCAGCATCTGCCTGCCTATGGACACTGAAACACCAGTGGCTGAAGCCTACATTGTCTTCGTTTTAATGTGTAACATTATTGCTTTTGTCATCATTTGCGCCTGCTACATAAAAATCTACATGACTGTGCGAAACCCCCAGTACAAGTCAGGGGACAAAGACACCAAAATTGCCAAGCGGATGGCTGTGCTGATTTTCACAGACTTTCTGTGCATGGCTCCCATCTCTTTCCATGCTTTATCTGCCATTATGAACAAACCATTGATAACTGTCTCCAATTCCAAGATTTTGTTGGTACTTTTCTACCCACTCAATTCTTGTGCCAACCCCTTTCTTTATGCTATTTTCACCAAAGCTTTCCGCAGAGATGTGTTTATCCTGCTAAGCAAGTTTGGTATATGTGAGCATCAGGCTCAAGTCTACAGAGGTCAGACAGTCTCAGCCAAAAACAGCAGTGGGTCTTATGGGCAAAGAATCAGCCGAGGGATAGGTCAGG